In the Diospyros lotus cultivar Yz01 chromosome 13, ASM1463336v1, whole genome shotgun sequence genome, taaatattattagtttattgaatatatataaaaatttatttaaaaaaatatagtcttgatatatatatatggtcaaaGTTTAATTGAAGACAATGAGTTTTCaccataaattattatttatttacgcATTTCCCTTTCTTCCTAATAAGTatgaatataataaattttgtaaagaaaaacaGTGGTGGGGTTGAAGTTACAGTGATTTTGGTGTCGACTATCATTAAAGAAAGTTTCAGCAAATGGGAGCCCACACTCATTTAAGGACGCATCTAACTTCTTCCTCCATCgattatcatataatatatttactctctctctctctctctctctctctctctcaaactgtTTGTCATTTCATTCCCAACccaataaaaagaataaagaaaagaagaacgTAAAAAAGTTcaaagtaaaatatttgaggttgAGGATGGTGGGTTGATTTCATTTAATTCACTTAGTTCACTAATTACTAATTAGTAGAATAGAGAGGATCTCTAACTCTTTTTAAGACTCTAATTAACCAActtaatttatttgtgaaaattAAGAAGAATTATTACCAAACAAACAAACGAGCCCTAGCTAGCTAGGATTAGAACTCTCAAATAATTAGGTAGCCGAACAAATGGATTGGGGATATCATCAtttattagattagattaaacATTGTGTTTGTGTCCCCCTCACTTATAGCTACTTAATTTTCACAAATAGAAATCCTTTTCCTAATAATTAAACAACCATTAGACTTTTTCAATCAGAATTAAAGCTACACAATATTATAAAAaccatatattattttgattgttaGTGAGCCAAGCAAGTTGTAGCACCACCCGACCCCCATTGCTTGACGTCTAGAGAATTTATTTGTTACATGCATGTCACCAAAACTTAAAGGCATGAAGGCAAGTATCACATGTACAGCGGCGGAACAATCACCCTCTAGCCCATCCCTCTCTTCCTTTAATTATTGCCGTCCGATCAAAGGAGCATCAGTAGGATCGGGCCATTTGACGGATCTCACCATAGCAAGGTGGGCCCTATAGTTATGggcataaaaatttaatcatgAGAACAAGGTGAGATCAATCCGTCGGACGGTGCTGGTGCGCCTGGAAGTAACTAGTTATATAACCCGAATCTTTGACCCGCCAAGTCGCAACGTACCTGAGCTAAGCCAATCCTTGACTTCTCAAGATCAAATTCCATCCACACGTCCTGCTGGTGGTGATGCCCAATCACGTACGCCTCGATTGCCAGTAGATCCGAGTTCCCGAATGTGAAGCAATGCACCGAATCCTTTCCCCTGGTTTCGCCTGGTACCCGGTACAGTAACCGCTCCCCCGAAACCGTCATTTCGGCGCCCCGGAACATCAGGCTCACCGTTGGTAACTGGGGCAGGCTGGTCTGCCCCGATGGAACCCGGTAGCAAAGATCCATTGCCCCTTGGAAGACGAAGTTCGGGTCCTCCAAGACCCGTAAAACTCTGGTTGTTTGGTTTAAGAACTCGTTTCTCAAAGCAGTGTAGGCCGGGCCAAGAAGGAAGGTGAACTGGGTGCCAGAATCGACCATGGTCTGACCCGCCCCTGTGTGGTCTGGTTCGAACACTGATTTCGGCAATTGAAGTAATTTGTCTGAAACCTTGATTCCTTCGAGCTGAACCGTGTATGCGACCCGATCAAAGTAGGGCAATGGAGTGGAGATTTGAATCAACGGCGTGTAGTTCAACGGTGCGATCCATGTAAAATTCGAGTCGCCGAGcaataacacgcccgagaagtTGTAACCCGAAATGCAGTAGGAGAATTTACGAAAACCCATCTGCGAGACTAAAGAGAGCGACCCGCGGTTCATGCCCATTAACCCGGTGGTCTTGGCGTCTTCCTCGGAGTTACTGCTGAAACCCAAATCCATGCACCCGAATATCGTGCCCGGAACGTCGGACCCTCCGATGTTGAACGTGTCGGACGCGAGATTGCCCTCCGATGACGACGAGTCGGCGTAGGAGAGGACAGCGTGGCAGAGGTTGTTGGAGTCGCAGGAAGCGGGAATGGAGAAGTCCCGGGTTCGGTTCACGCAGGTGGGTGAGGAACAAGAAATGGGAGCATAGGAAGAGGAGCGGTTCGGGTAGAAAACGGGTTGGGACAAGAGGGTGGTTTTGCAGCGAAGCCAAGAGAGCTCACTGCCAGTGTCGAGGACCATGGTAACGTTCTGTGGGGGCGAGCCGACTGAAAGAGAGACTGTGAGGGTGACATTGTGGTGGAAATGAAGCTTGTTTGGCAGCCTGCTGAAAAGAGACCCAGATGGGATTGCTTCCGTTTTCAGAGGCAAAACCCGCattatagaagaagaagaagaagaagaggaaagctGGATTTGAATCAAGAACAAGACGATgtaaagataaagaagaaagggaggccTGAGGGAGTGAACTTCCATGGCTATTGAAAGAGATCTGAGAATGGCGGAGGTCGAGGAAGAATGAAAGTGAacaaatggaacaaaagatctCTGGAAGGGGTGGCGAGGGGGAAAGAGACGACGTCGTTTGAGGGGGCGAGGTCGTGATGAGACTAGGCAACTGAAGTTTGGTTTGTTTGTTGGGATTGAGTAAATGAACTGACCCCCAAGCTGCAATCTTTGTGGTCTAAGGGTGGTTTATTTATATGAAAGAAGCTTCCTAAACACAGACCACTTCCATATTCCATGCTGTTTTCTTGGTAAGCTTAGCTCTAGCATTAGGGCTGAATCGAGTGATTTTATATGGTGggccaaataataataatttaatagctCTTCTGTTGACATACGTATGACAATTAAATAGTTCAGAGTGAGTTACTGAAATTCCCGAAacttttccataaaaaaaatatttttgttagcATTGAATAACGCACCATAATTAAGAGGGAGATAACAAAGAGTTTGAAACGTTAAGACTATAATcatttgataataatattttttgaaacatGAATTTTATTCTACATAACTTCCGGTGGGGTAGAGATCATTTGACTTGACCTCATTTGGCACCATGCGTAGGGGCATCGACATACCATTTTACTGATGTTttttgtatagaaattctacaATACAATACTTTTCAATGATCGACATACCCTTTGCGTAGCATTGTATAGAAATTGTGGGCATGGAGAAATATTACTACTGTTTTGGTTGCATCTTCTGGAGCCACGACTTTTCTACAGGTAGCAACACaatattattctatattatataattaaagtgGGGTCATATTATTTATACATCATTTATGTACATTTTGGACTACACAAGacacataaatgacataaataccCCTCACTTTATTGCGCTCACCATTTGGGTACGaaaaatttttttagatattgaTACATCATTATGTaacctaaaatatatataatgatatacTAATAGAATTTTCTATTAAACTGAGTTGCCATGGAAAGACAGGAAGCATAATTAAGGGTTTTACTTTTACATTGATTTTGAAAccctttctcttctttatttcttgGGGCACCCAACCCCAACGAGCTAGTATACCATATATGGAatggcaatatatatatatatatatatatatttgagcaCTCCCAAAGAAATTTATTGGGCAGGGGACCATTAATAAAAGCCTTTACATTTATTGAAACCATtgtttcctctatttttttatctttattaacCCCAACAAGGTAACAAATGAAGCAAAGCCAAGTGCTTTTGTtatgtttggtttggtttggtttttgtCGTGGGTTGTCTAATCACTGCCCAGATAAACTTTCAGCCagcaaaatataataaaaaataagaaaatagaataaattatatttgcatttgtgaaattttactaaattatagtttgtagtttttatattttgaaaattacaatgACCATTTGACCCACTAAAATAATGTCATGAAAGTTAAGGAATTTGTTATTAtcttttcatagaaaaaaaaaaaaagaattttactTTCTCGTGAGCATAAAGATACTCTTCACTTGGAAGCACATGTTATGTTGAACTAAAAAGAACAGAGGGTCATGATTTGGGACCATGGAAGGGATGGGCTTGTTGTTGGTGAAGGTGATTAAGTCACGTGCATAGTGTATCATTTCTCTTTTAACTCTCTTTCTTAAGGGCGACCCTTGTGACAATGCCACGTTGATTTATGTCAGCTGAACCTTCCTTTTTCAGAAacatctcttatttatttattttattaaacatgttgatgaaattctcttTAGTCTTAAGAATTCCTTTCCTTTTAcctttattattatgattatgaaTTAAGAGACACTCACATTCACTGATTAATGGAGCCTACAGCATTCTATTTGCCGACCCTTAATTGGATGCCCACATCAACCTTCAGCTTTGTTCTCGtgtcttgatttttttaatttttattattttttatattcgtGTCAGTGTCAGTGTCACCGCaacacaatttttaaaatttaaaaataaaacgaacattcttgaatttcaaaaaataataccaACATTTTCATTAAATCCGCCACACCCACCAACATTGTGGGTATATTTTAGGctgaatttgattcaattttataCTAATTcagatttaaattaattatgattGAACCATTAAAGATCCTAtcattaatttagtttataCTTAAACAAACATCAATTGAGTCTAGAAAATTACATTTACCAAGGTTGGTTCCCGATCTAGAGGGACCATGGGGATGTCACGTTGGCCTCAATTTACATGGATCATCTTGAAGCCGGCGATCTCACTGGGCTATCGATCCCCCTATGCACGACACAGGAATTTGAGCATTCGCGAGGCCCATTGGCAGCCACTCCCTGTAGGCGTTCTTAAAGAAATTGTGATATACATGCGTAAGTGACTAGTGATTGTCGGCTCAAGTTGATCTTCTTGCTAGTGAATACAAACTAGTTGGGAGTCATATTTTAAGTGGGATGTTCAAGTTATATGAAATGTGTTTGAAATGGGAATGCTACTCATTTTGAGATTTATGTGCTTCTTAGGGCGGATTCAGATTAGGGAACAATGAGCCTTTTATTGAGCCCAAA is a window encoding:
- the LOC127788383 gene encoding aspartic proteinase PCS1 translates to MEVHSLRPPFLLYLYIVLFLIQIQLSSSSSSSSIMRVLPLKTEAIPSGSLFSRLPNKLHFHHNVTLTVSLSVGSPPQNVTMVLDTGSELSWLRCKTTLLSQPVFYPNRSSSYAPISCSSPTCVNRTRDFSIPASCDSNNLCHAVLSYADSSSSEGNLASDTFNIGGSDVPGTIFGCMDLGFSSNSEEDAKTTGLMGMNRGSLSLVSQMGFRKFSYCISGYNFSGVLLLGDSNFTWIAPLNYTPLIQISTPLPYFDRVAYTVQLEGIKVSDKLLQLPKSVFEPDHTGAGQTMVDSGTQFTFLLGPAYTALRNEFLNQTTRVLRVLEDPNFVFQGAMDLCYRVPSGQTSLPQLPTVSLMFRGAEMTVSGERLLYRVPGETRGKDSVHCFTFGNSDLLAIEAYVIGHHHQQDVWMEFDLEKSRIGLAQVRCDLAGQRFGLYN